A window of the Harmonia axyridis chromosome 5, icHarAxyr1.1, whole genome shotgun sequence genome harbors these coding sequences:
- the LOC123680074 gene encoding kelch-like protein 26: MKQSLDDNPLFSVTYNFPSHQALVLDGLNSLRIREELIDVTLIVEGQYFKAHKVVLSACSDYFRAMFTDNMIESRRKEIHLKGMNAKGFLLVLEYAYTSKITLNLSNVQDVLEAASYVQILALIQTCCNYLEAEIDNDNCLDIANIAETYSLTALKMEVYKYMNQNLSSLSQTREFYRLTPSQLETLLAYDFPVDCSEYEVLNIVIQWFFHKAHTGSEIDLCEAMQIFEHVHFCDIPLARIHAILGEINENQKGDGELQRVVVCEIYSQLSDKKSIVPSNLLNPRGMELAVLKIGGFGMSGITNEITYKLSSESKWKHLTKIPHVEQCNFGTAVVNNDLFIIGGCFNQNMQENIHPFGFKYNTLYNKWCTLSPMKIERCRFSLNVLNGKMYAVGGVAEVEEFNSNVTGTCECYDPVTDEWTMIEPLPVGITRHGGAAFEPTSKLFICGGIDRDSTLCQNSVYCYESQNDSWTTCAPMLTPRADHVMLSIDNHLYVCGGWEEDDETGIRTLVDTIDVYDVEKNCWTVLTTVPTPRHHAGIVSIFRKIYFIGGFPSNAMFDKRTAAIECYDIDSDVWSTEEKYPQGIWEHTCSLLYVPKCRNGMDVIPQQTDLR, encoded by the exons ATGAAACAGAGCCTTGATGACAACCCCTTATTCTCAGTGACATACAATTTTCCATCCCATCAGGCTCTAGTACTTGATGGTTTGAACTCACTCAGAATAAGGGAAGAATTAATAGATGTCACACTGATAGTTGAGGGACAATATTTCAAGGCACACAAAGTGGTTCTATCGGCATGCAGCGACTACTTCAGAGCCATGTTCACGGACAACATGATCGAGTCACGTCGAAAAGAGATCCACCTGAAAGGCATGAATGCTAAGGGCTTCTTGTTAGTCCTGGAATACGCTTACACCAGTAAAATCACCCTCAACCTTTCGAATGTACAAGACGTTCTGGAGGCTGCatcttatgtacaaatattagcGTTGATCCAGACCTGTTGCAACTACCTGGAGGCTGAAATCGACAACGACAACTGCCTGGACATCGCAAACATAGCTGAAACTTATTCGTTGACTGCTCTGAAGATGGAGGTGTACAAGTACATGAACCAGAATCTTTCGAGTTTGTCCCAGACTAGGGAATTCTACAGGTTAACTCCATCGCAGCTGGAAACTCTGCTTGCTTATGATTTTCCAGTGGATTGTTCGGAATATGAAGTGTTGAATATTGTTATCCAATGGTTTTTCCACAAGGCACACACAGG ATCGGAAATAGACCTTTGCGAGGCAATGCAAATATTCGAACACGTACATTTCTGCGATATACCCCTCGCAAGAATTCACGCCATTCTAGGAGAGATAAACGAGAATCAGAAGGGTGATGGTGAATTACAACGTGTTGTCGTTTGTGAAATCTACAGCCAGCTAAGCGACAAGAAAAGTATCGTCCCCAGCAACCTCTTGAACCCTCGTGGAATGGAGCTGGCAGTGCTGAAAATAGGCGGTTTCGGAATGAGCGGGATCACCAACGAAATAACCTACAAGTTATCTTCGGAATCCAAATGGAAACACCTGACGAAGATACCGCACGTGGAACAGTGCAACTTTGGTACCGCTGTTGTGAACAACGACTTGTTCATCATAGGGGGCTGTTTCAATCAGAACATGCAGGAGAATATACATCCTTTTGGTTTTAAGTACAACACCTTGTACAACAAGTGGTGCACCTTGAGCCCGATGAAAATCGAAAGGTGTAGGTTTTCGTTGAACGTCCTCAATGGGAAGATGTATGCTGTCGGTGGAGTTGCTGAAGTTGAGGAATTTAATAGTAACGTTACTGGCACCTGTGAATGCTACGATCCAG TTACCGACGAATGGACAATGATCGAACCCCTTCCGGTCGGCATCACCAGACACGGTGGAGCTGCCTTCGAACCCACATCCAAGCTGTTCATCTGCGGCGGCATCGACAGGGACTCCACCCTCTGCCAAAACTCGGTGTATTGTTACGAATCGCAGAACGATTCTTGGACCACTTGCGCCCCCATGTTGACTCCCCGCGCCGACCACGTGATGCTGTCCATCGACAATCATTTGTACGTGTGCGGAGGTTGGGAAGAAGACGACGAAACCGGTATCCGGACACTTGTGGACACCATCGATGTGTACGACGTGGAGAAAAATTGTTGGACAGTTCTGACGACGGTGCCGACGCCGAGGCACCACGCGGGGATAGTTAGTATTTTTCGTAAGATTTATTTTATCGGGGGCTTCCCCAGCAATGCGATGTTCGATAAAAGGACGGCTGCCATAGAGTGTTACGATATAGATAGTGACGTTTGGTCTACCGAAGAGAAATATCCTCAGGGCATTTGGGAGCACACTTGTTCTTTGTTGTACGTTCCTAAATGTAGGAACGGCATGGATGTGATTCCTCAGCAGACGGATCTCAGATGA